The DNA region GCAGGTAATTTTTGATTTAATTTGATACTTCCAACTTGTGTGTTCTGTGTTTCGATGTCCAGTGATAGCATTTCTCGGCCGGTAACAGCTAAGGTTCGATATCCTTCGATCATTTTTTCGATATAAACACCGTCATACATCATTGCAGAAGAAGGAAGGATCAACTCATCTTTATGACCTTTTTCTAGTGTGTCTTCAAAATAATACATCTCTTTCCTCCTTCTAAAATGCTAAATTGATTGCAGCATCTTGTCCCATTGCTTCAGAAATATCTGAGACAAAAGCTTTAAACTGCTGGTTGCCAAAGTTGATATTGAATGTTGCAGGTTGCTTTTCTTTTTGCTGTGTTTGCGTGCTGCTGGAATGAATAGATAATTGTTGAACCGTGTCGACTTGTTGATCTAAGCTGTCTAAACTTGGTAATATCACTTTAGAGGCTAAGTCATCCATCGGCTGATCGATCACATGAGCATTTCGTTCGATTCCGATAGCAAGACCAGCTGGGAGCATAGCTCCGATTTCATCACGCATCCAGCGGGAAGGTGAGTGGATGTTGAATTTTTCTGCCAAAAAGTTTTTGACTCCATTTCCAAAAGCTTCTAACTTTTCCCAAACCCATTTTGCTCCTTTGGCAATTCCGTTAGCTAAACCCTTAATAATATTACTTCCTATTTCAAATAAGTCTATTCCTGTAACTGCTTTGATAATTTCATTTGCCACTTTCCATCCCGCCGTTGATACATCTGGTAAAATATCAATGATTCCGCCGATAAAGGTCATTAATAGTTTTCCAGCTGCTAGTAAAATATCCGGCAAACTATCCCATAATCCTTTACATAAAGCGCCTACGATTTTAATTGCTGCGTCAATCAGTGTCGGTAATTGTTCTAAAAGTGTACCAACAAGTGTTGTAATCGCTTCTAATGCTACTGGTATCAATTTAGGTAATACAGATGCTATTCCTTCAGCAAGTTTTGTTAATATTTCGACCCCTTTTTGGATAATTTCAGGTAATTTACTAGTCACATTTTCTGTGAATGACTGAATAATATTAGTCACAGTTGTTATGATTTGGTCTTTATTCGCTAAAATACCATCCACTAAAGCCATCAATAAATCTAATCCCGTTAATAATAGTTGGGGTGCTGCAGATAATAAGCTTGTTGCTAATGATTCTATCAGCATCAAAGCTGCTGGAATTAAAGTAGGTAAGCTGTCAATTACACCTTGAACCAAGGCATCAATCAAATTGATAGCACTTTGCATAATCACTGGTAAATTGACTGAAATCGCTTCTGCTAAACTTGCTACTAATTGCGCTCCTGAAGTAATCAAATCAGGTAGCTTGTCAGTAATACCTTTAACAAAATTGGTAATAAGCTCTGGACCTTTTTCAATTACCATAGTC from Enterococcus sp. 9D6_DIV0238 includes:
- a CDS encoding phage tail protein, whose protein sequence is MEKKVDVIAVLSAIDKGLNGSLDDVFSKLERVNQSVDKLFSSPMDSSNITANFNEVKESFSSLNTMLESFGMSNVQGIVTNFGAMAQNQIGKAAGAFDLFASKSESATNKVGSVFSKVGSSFKSIPGSILPAFDSVETKVSGFTNDVARTVSNLAPKTVLSMLSMESGVASAMDKIGLKAIDAEIFFESISEGMKNATQNVPLLTKSLGGIGSVFQKSAGVGTTALSTMVQGLSSVFGVALKLLGPAAILGVALAGFGLINNQFGEQIQGMLTMVIEKGPELITNFVKGITDKLPDLITSGAQLVASLAEAISVNLPVIMQSAINLIDALVQGVIDSLPTLIPAALMLIESLATSLLSAAPQLLLTGLDLLMALVDGILANKDQIITTVTNIIQSFTENVTSKLPEIIQKGVEILTKLAEGIASVLPKLIPVALEAITTLVGTLLEQLPTLIDAAIKIVGALCKGLWDSLPDILLAAGKLLMTFIGGIIDILPDVSTAGWKVANEIIKAVTGIDLFEIGSNIIKGLANGIAKGAKWVWEKLEAFGNGVKNFLAEKFNIHSPSRWMRDEIGAMLPAGLAIGIERNAHVIDQPMDDLASKVILPSLDSLDQQVDTVQQLSIHSSSTQTQQKEKQPATFNINFGNQQFKAFVSDISEAMGQDAAINLAF